TGTAATGAGGTAAAACTGGTAATACTAAGGTTACTTTTTGCACTTAAATCATCGATTGACGGTAAACAATTAAAAATGGGAAGGTAAAAACCTTTAGTCCCAGTGATTCAAGTTTACTTAATTTATAAGGACTAGAATCTGTCTGAATTCTTGAGCCAAGTACAGGAATGTCCAACATCTCTTCATCAAAAGTGATATTTAAAAACTTGCATAAATCCTGAATGATCTTACGTTTATCAGCTTTGAAATTTTCGTAGCTAATAAATGTGCTATTTTTTGGCCTGAAAATATTTCCGAACAAAATTGTACAATTAAACATGATTGCCGTGTATAAAAGCATAGTAAACCTGCGAGAAAATGAAGTCATTTTGTGTTTGTTAAACTGGGAAAAGGCCATTGTAAGTGGATCCCTGGCCAGAAACACAAATTGGCTTTTAGGGAAATGTTTTTTCAGCGTGGGAAAATAAGCAATATGTAGAGGAAACTTTGCCCCACAGAATTCCTTATTTTTTTGATCCGAGTCGAATTCCAATATCTTGCTCACTAACCCCCAATATGTTAAGTTGGCAGTATTGGTTTTTTCCAGGAATTTTTGAAATTTTTGGGCAACAAAATCATCAGATTTCCAATAGGAAGCGTTTTTAAGATTTTCCAGTTCTTGCGCGAGCAATCCAACGTTTTTGTTACTGCTAAACTTCTGATAACACTTGTAAACTGTATTTCCTTTGTTCTTTTTATGTAGGTGTAGCTCTCTCGTCACATTATATGTTGTGTGTTCATTGA
This DNA window, taken from Cytophagales bacterium, encodes the following:
- a CDS encoding sulfotransferase, whose protein sequence is MKGDRMVFFLGCSRTASKGYMHVLNEHTTYNVTRELHLHKKNKGNTVYKCYQKFSSNKNVGLLAQELENLKNASYWKSDDFVAQKFQKFLEKTNTANLTYWGLVSKILEFDSDQKNKEFCGAKFPLHIAYFPTLKKHFPKSQFVFLARDPLTMAFSQFNKHKMTSFSRRFTMLLYTAIMFNCTILFGNIFRPKNSTFISYENFKADKRKIIQDLCKFLNITFDEEMLDIPVLGSRIQTDSSPYKLSKLESLGLKVFTFPFLIVYRQSMI